The Anopheles merus strain MAF chromosome 2L, AmerM5.1, whole genome shotgun sequence genome has a segment encoding these proteins:
- the LOC121593619 gene encoding uncharacterized protein LOC121593619 produces MAGIIRSTLAGRNAFALLTQKSVDVTCFRYASSNRVKRIKKPEITNRDANQAKAAAMRAEAEEQSLLYEGKRFESVAQSLSARGYLRAIKPYTPPENVTEQVLKLAKENGLTDARQPFGGMEKKFAFLSACGKALGHWVPNSMLHEVQTVEDATIFYQTPIDTRLPLDAIRSVELPENLHIQQDYVRFHPETDTMFGGKSAFPKSSTVVTGLKYKQKYRGHEAKKSWP; encoded by the exons ATGGCTGGAATTATTCGTTCTACACTTGCGGGAAGGAATGCGTTCGCACTGCTCACCCAAAAGTCTGTG GATGTCACATGCTTCCGGTACGCCAGTTCAAATCGCGTGAAGCGCATCAAAAAGCCAGAAATTACCAATCGTGATGCGAATCAGGCCAAAGCGGCTGCAATGCGTGCGGAGGCGGAAGAGCAGAGCTTGCTGTACGAGGGCAAGCGGTTTGAATCGGTGGCACAATCTCTTTCCGCTCGAGG CTACTTGCGCGCAATCAAACCCTACACGCCACCGGAAAACGTTACCGAGCAGGTGCTTAAGTTGGCCAAAGAGAACGGTTTGACCGACGCCAGGCAGCCGTTCGGTGGGATGGAGaagaaatttgcatttctGTCGGCATGCGGCAAAGCGCTCGGACATTGGGTACCGAATTCAATGCTGCACGAGGTACAAACCGTGG AGGATGCCACGATATTCTACCAAACACCAATCGACACACGACTACCGCTCGATGCGATACGCTCGGTAGAGCTGCCGGAAAATCTCCACATCCAGCAGGATTATGTGCGCTTCCATCCGGAAACGGATACGATGTTCGGTGGAAAGTCGGCCTTCCCGAAGAGTTCGACGGTTGTGACCGGGCTGAAGTACAAACAGAAATACCGTGGCCACGAGGCGAAGAAATCTTGGCCATAG